The segment TTGATAATTTCAATATCCCGTAACGGATGTATCTCTCCTTCCACGTGGACAATATCATTCCTTTCAAAACAACGCACTACGTGTAAAATAGCATTTACGTTCTTAATATGCCCCAGGAATTGGTTTCCAAGCCCTTCTCCTTTACTAGCACCCTTCACCAAGCCTGCAATATCAACAAATTCAACAGTCGTTGGTACAATCTTTTCCGTAGGGATTACCCCGGCTATTTTTGTTAAACGTTCATCCGGCACTGCTACGGTGCCCACATTGGGATCGATGGTGCAGAACGGATAATTTGCAGAAGATGCCCTGGCAGATGTCAGTGCGTTAAAGATGGTAGACTTCCCGACGTTCGGTAATCCAACAATGCCACAATTTAAACCCATAACGTAAAACTTCTCCTATTTCAGATAATGTAAAAAAATCTCATAATTCCTCAGGTTCACTTTTCATGGCTCAGAATCCTGAACTTCAAAGCTGAACCGTTATCAAACCTTTTCTTCAGAGAGCAGGATTCCTACATCATTATTTTTGAACGAAGGTATGATTTTTTAGGATTGGTAGCGGTGGAGGGAATCGAACCCCCGACGCGCGGCTTATGAGTCCGCTGCTCTACCAACTGAGCTACACCGCCATTAACCTTTTGAGATGAAGTACTCCTGAAAGTAGTATCTGACGTAATGCAAGTTCTATTTCAGACACTTCATTGTGAATGAAAAGGATACCAACTATAACAAATATTTTCAAGTACATTCCCGTATTTTTCATCTAACGATGCATTTTTATACACCTTCATGATTCTGTTAAACCTTTCTATTGCATGCATCATACACTGATATCCAAGGATACCACATCTTAAATAAGGTTGTAAAATGTATACGGCAGGATGTATAACCAAAAGCTTCTGCTTTTCGAAAAATACCGGCCAAATCTCTGGTGTTTATTGGATTAAGCACCAAAAACCTGACTCGTTTGGCTATATTTACAGAATTGAATTGTTTATAAAAAGATACAAGGATAATTTGACAAAAATTCAGCCAATTTGACTTGACAATATTCAGAGAAGATGGTAATATTTTCCAAAAGAAGCGACCAACTAACGTTTCTATTATGTGACTGATGACAGATGGTCCAGCCCGAAGTTAGCAAGGATGCAAGCTAACCTTTCCAATTCATGTATTTTATTCTGGTATTTTCTGGGATCATAAAGTAAGACGAACCACAAGAACATTTTTACAATACTTGCTTATCCACATTTAAAAAAATAGATTATAAATATCAAATTTAAAAGATATATCACTTCGTATTTGTTAGTCTTACCCAGCAATTTTGCCTGTCTCATACTAAAATATTCCTGGCTGAATTATATGAAAGACTTTATCCAGAGCAGTTAATTACATAACCATTCCAGAATGCCGGAACGATTTTTCATAATAGATGGTCATTCACATTGCTATCAAGCTTACTATGCTATTACCGCAAAGCTTACAACGCCTGACGGAAAACCAGTGAATGCAGTGTACGGATTCACAAGGATGCTGCAAAAAATCCTCAGGGAGCAGCACCCTGATTATATCGCTATTGTATTTGACACAAAATTAACTACCCATAGACATGCAAGCTACAGTGAATACAAGGCAAACCGTAAATTAACACCAGATGAGTTACAGAAACAAATCCCATTAATTTACAAGATAGTCAGAGCATTCCGGATCCCTGTTTATGCAGTCAAAGGTTACGAGGCAGACGATATAATTTCTACCATGGTAAAAATACTGTCAGACAAAGATGTCGAGATTATCATCGTATCATCAGATAAAGATATGGAACAATTAGTAAATCCAAAAGTAAAGATATTCAACGCAAAGAAGAATTTAATGATTGATCAGGAATCTATTTTCAGAGAAAAAGGTATACGTCCGGAACAAACCGTTGATGTTTTGGCTCTTTCAGGCGACGCCTCTGATAATGTGCCCGGTGTGCCTGGGATTGGCAACAAAACAGCGTTGGAACTTATCAAAAAATGGGGATCACTGGAATCCGTTCTTCAGAATATTGACAGGATCCCAGGGAAAAAGAAACAGGAAAATTTAAGATTGTTTGCTGACCAGGCCAGGGTTTCTCAACACTTGATCAGACTTCACAGCGATGTTCCTATTCAGGTAGAAATGGACGTCTGCAGGTTTCAGAATACGGAAGATATACAATTAAAAAAACTATTCAAAAAGCTCGGATTTGTTACACTCCTGGCAGATCAGGTTACAACGGCAAAGACAGAGAAAACTCACTACCATCTTATAAATACCCCGGCTACATTTCGTGAATTTTTTGACCTGCTGAAAGCACAAAAGGTATTTGCCATAGACTTGGAAACAACCAGTCTTGATCCTTTTGTAGCTCGGATCGTAGGCATATCATTTTCCTGGTGTGCAAAAGAGGCTTATTACCTGCCATTGCAAGCGCCGGAACAGGCTGAACATCTGGATGCACAGAGTGTATTACCGGAAATCCGGCCAATTTTAGAGAATAATGAGATTAAAAAGATCGGACAAAATATTAAATATGATCTGCTGGTTCTCAGGGCGAATGCTATTCAATTACAAGGAATTACCTTCGATACCATGATTGCCTCTTATCTTCTCAATCCAGGCAAAAGGAATCACAATCTGGACGATATTGCCTTTGAATATCTGTCGTATAAAGTAATCCCTATTTCGGAGCTGATTGGTTCCGGTAAAAATCAGATTACGATGGACCAGGCAGACATACATAAGGTGTGCCAATATGCATGTCAGGATGCAGATATCACATTCCGGCTAGCCGGCATTATGGAGCCTCTCCTGAAGAAAGAAGGGTTATGGGATTTGTTCCGGATGATAGAAATCCCTTTAATTTTCCCCCTTGCTGAAATGGAGTGGAATGGAATGTGTATTGATGCCCTTCTCCTAAAAGAGATGTCAGACAATTTAACGGTAAAATTACAGGAATATGAGAAAGAGATCTATGCCCTGGCCAATCATACTTTTAATATCGACTCACCGAAGCAATTAAGAGAGGTTCTCTTTGAGAAGCTTGCATTACCACACATGAGACGCACCAAAACCGGTTTATCAACAGATGCAAATGTACTTGCCGCCCTTGCATGGCATCATCCGCTCCCCAAATCGGTACTGGAGTACCGGCAGATTACTAAGCTGAAAAATACCTATATTGATGCCCTGCCAAACATGATCAATAGCAGTACCGGCCGGGTACATACAACGTTTAATCAAACGGTAACCGCCACAGGAAGACTCAGCAGCAGCGATCCGAATCTTCAAAATATTCCGATTCGCCTCGATGCCGGCAGGCAGATACGGCGTGCTTTTGTACCTTGTGAGAAAGATATAGTATTCTTATCAGCCGATTACTCCCAGATCGAATTACGAATCCTGGCACACTTTTCTGAAGATACTGCACTATTAACCGCATTTCAGCATGATATGGATATCCATACCTCTGTTGCCTCGGCTATTTATCACGTCTCTCCGGAACAGGTAACCCCGGAGATGAGGAGGAATGCGAAGGTAGTTAACTTTGGAATTATTTATGGACTCAACGAGTACGGGCTATCCAGGAATACCGGCTTGTCATTGAAAGAAGCACAGGAGTTTATCAATGCCTATTTTGAATTATACCATGGTGTCAAAAGGTTTAAAGACAGGGTTGTCGGGGAAGCAAGAGACTGCGGATATGTAAAGACACTCTTTCAGCGAAAAAGGTATCTGCCCGACATTAATTCCAGCCACACAAAACGGAGAAACCTTGCGGAACGCATTGCTGTCAATACCATCGTTCAGGGTACTGCGGCTGATCTTATAAAGGTTGCAATGAACAAGATTCATGCAGCATTAAAAAACGAAGAATATAAGGCCAGGATGATACTTCAGATACATGATGAATTACTTTTTGAGGTCAAAGAAGATACATTAGCACTAACAGCCTCTATGGTACAAGAAAAGATGGGCAATGCAGTCCGGCTACAGGTGCCCATCAAAGTAAATATAAAGACAGGAAAAAACTGGATGGAAACAGAATGAGTGTTCAACCGAAGATTATTGGTATAACCGGTGGCATAGCAAGCGGGAAAAGCACGATCGGCCGCATGCTTGCATCGCTCGGGGCAAAATATATTGATGCTGATGAAATATGCCACAGGTTAATCCTTCTCAGGGAATACAAGAACAAAATCACAGAAAAGTTCGGGAATGCCGTCCAGGATGCCAGTGGCAGGATTGACCGCTCCAAACTTGCAGCAATTGTCTTTCAGGATAAGTCCCGGCTGAATGATCTCTGCAGTATTTTGCATCCCCCTGTCATTGAGTACATAAGATCAAAAATTGAGGAAGCGGAAAAACAAGGAAGGCGGAAGGCTGTTGTGATTGATGCAGCATTACTGGAAGAGTCTGATCTCTCCCTGCTCTGCTATTTTATTATCTTTGTG is part of the Candidatus Jettenia sp. AMX2 genome and harbors:
- the polA gene encoding DNA polymerase I codes for the protein MPERFFIIDGHSHCYQAYYAITAKLTTPDGKPVNAVYGFTRMLQKILREQHPDYIAIVFDTKLTTHRHASYSEYKANRKLTPDELQKQIPLIYKIVRAFRIPVYAVKGYEADDIISTMVKILSDKDVEIIIVSSDKDMEQLVNPKVKIFNAKKNLMIDQESIFREKGIRPEQTVDVLALSGDASDNVPGVPGIGNKTALELIKKWGSLESVLQNIDRIPGKKKQENLRLFADQARVSQHLIRLHSDVPIQVEMDVCRFQNTEDIQLKKLFKKLGFVTLLADQVTTAKTEKTHYHLINTPATFREFFDLLKAQKVFAIDLETTSLDPFVARIVGISFSWCAKEAYYLPLQAPEQAEHLDAQSVLPEIRPILENNEIKKIGQNIKYDLLVLRANAIQLQGITFDTMIASYLLNPGKRNHNLDDIAFEYLSYKVIPISELIGSGKNQITMDQADIHKVCQYACQDADITFRLAGIMEPLLKKEGLWDLFRMIEIPLIFPLAEMEWNGMCIDALLLKEMSDNLTVKLQEYEKEIYALANHTFNIDSPKQLREVLFEKLALPHMRRTKTGLSTDANVLAALAWHHPLPKSVLEYRQITKLKNTYIDALPNMINSSTGRVHTTFNQTVTATGRLSSSDPNLQNIPIRLDAGRQIRRAFVPCEKDIVFLSADYSQIELRILAHFSEDTALLTAFQHDMDIHTSVASAIYHVSPEQVTPEMRRNAKVVNFGIIYGLNEYGLSRNTGLSLKEAQEFINAYFELYHGVKRFKDRVVGEARDCGYVKTLFQRKRYLPDINSSHTKRRNLAERIAVNTIVQGTAADLIKVAMNKIHAALKNEEYKARMILQIHDELLFEVKEDTLALTASMVQEKMGNAVRLQVPIKVNIKTGKNWMETE
- the coaE gene encoding dephospho-CoA kinase (Dephospho-CoA kinase (CoaE) performs the final step in coenzyme A biosynthesis.), with amino-acid sequence MSVQPKIIGITGGIASGKSTIGRMLASLGAKYIDADEICHRLILLREYKNKITEKFGNAVQDASGRIDRSKLAAIVFQDKSRLNDLCSILHPPVIEYIRSKIEEAEKQGRRKAVVIDAALLEESDLSLLCYFIIFVNNSKEQRMKRSQTIRRWAAGELEKRERLQLSLEEKKKRADYIIDNTLTIENTFRQVKEFWKQYVEENLVKH